CGATGCTGGCAAGGGAGCGGATGGCATGATCCCCGATCTTGGAAAATACGCGGTCGCCGTGCTGTCCTCCTATGCGGTGACGATGGGCCTGATCGCGGTGCTGATCGCGGTCTCGCTCTGGCGCGGGGCACGGGTCCGGCGCCAGTTGGCCGAGATCGAGGCCCGGAGGAACGCCGATGTCTGA
The genomic region above belongs to Rhodovulum sulfidophilum DSM 1374 and contains:
- the ccmD gene encoding heme exporter protein CcmD; this encodes MIPDLGKYAVAVLSSYAVTMGLIAVLIAVSLWRGARVRRQLAEIEARRNADV